The proteins below are encoded in one region of Archocentrus centrarchus isolate MPI-CPG fArcCen1 chromosome 13, fArcCen1, whole genome shotgun sequence:
- the LOC115790398 gene encoding odorant receptor 131-2-like, translated as MASNNSLIDDHLAVNKVSNQVIIVQIFISMFICINLFQITTFFMKDVFYTTMRYILFAVTLMSDSLFLFVTDVLLILSFLNFTIQMWLCVIIYIVLSVYTFVTPLTLTAMTLERYVAICMPLRHAALCSTQRALHIILIIHSLSSVPCIVILSIFFASANHSFYTQRRICAVEIFIFHSWQGHLRAAISQLYFLIMSITIVFSYVQIMKVAKAASGENKKLTWKGLSTVVLHGFQLLLCLIQLWCPFIEAAVLQIDFKLYVNVRYFNYITFILAPRCLSPLIYGLRDEMFAHALKYYAFCALYKKHPAA; from the coding sequence ATGGCATCTAATAACTCACTGATTGATGATCATTTGGCAGTAAACAAAGTCAGTAATCAGGTCATCATAGTACAGATATTTATCTCCATGTTTATTTGCATCAACCTTTTCCAAATCACCACATTTTTTATGAAAGATGTTTTTTACACAACCATGCGCTACATCTTATTTGCTGTTACACTGATGTCCGattctctctttttatttgtCACTGATGTCTTGCTCATTTTGAGCTTTTTGAATTTCACCATAcaaatgtggttgtgtgttatTATATacattgttttgtctgtgtaCACATTTGTCACACCACTTACTTTGACAGCAATGACCCTGGAGCGCTATGTGGCCATTTGCATGCCCCTGCGTCATGCAGCGCTGTGCTCTACACAGAGAGCTCTGCACATCATCCTGATCATTCACAGCCTCAGCTCTGTGCCCTGCATTGTTATTCTTTCTATTTTCTTTGCATCAGCAAACCACAGCTTCTATACCCAGAGAAGAATATGTGCTGTTGAAATATTCATCTTTCACAGTTGGCAGGGTCATCTTAGGGCAGCTATAAGTCAGCTTTATTTCTTGATTATGTCCATCACTATTGTTTTCTCCTATGTGCAAATAATGAAAGTGGCTAAAGCTGCATCAGGAGAGAATAAGAAGTTGACGTGGAAAGGCCTCAGTACAGTGGTTCTTCATGGTTTCCAGCTGCTGCTTTGTCTCATCCAGCTCTGGTGTCCATTCATAGAGGCTGCTGTCCTCCAAATTGATTTTAAGTTATATGTTAATGTGAGGTACTTTAATTACATAACCTTTATTCTTGCTCCAAGATGTCTGAGTCCTTTAATTTATGGCCTCAGGGATGAAATGTTTGCTCATGCACTGAAATACTATGCTTTCTGTGCCTTGTATAAGAAACATCCAGCAGCTTAA